A single region of the Streptomyces sp. NBC_01262 genome encodes:
- the murA gene encoding UDP-N-acetylglucosamine 1-carboxyvinyltransferase, whose product MTDVSDVLLVHGGTPLEGEIRVRGAKNLVPKAMVAALLGSEPSRLRNVPDIRDVRVVRGLLQLHGVTVQAGEESGELVLDPSKVESANVADIDAHAGSSRIPILFCGPLLHRLGHAFIPGLGGCDIGGRPIDFHFDVLRKFGAVIEKRPEGQYLEAPQRLRGCKIELPYPSVGATEQVLLTAVLAEGVTELRNAAVEPEIEDLICVLQKMGAIITMGLDRTILITGVEKLGGYNHRALPDRLEAASWACAALATEGNVYVRGASQREMMTFLNVFRKVGGAFEVDDHGIRFWHPGGPLNAIALETDVHPGFQTDWQQPLVVALTQASGLSIVHETVYESRLGFTSALNQMGAHIQLYRECLGGTPCRFGQRNFLHSAVVSGPTRLQGSDLVIPDLRGGFSYLIAALAAQGTSRVHGIDLINRGYENFMRKLADLGAKVELPQPVKA is encoded by the coding sequence ATGACCGACGTGTCCGATGTGCTGCTTGTCCACGGCGGTACCCCGCTCGAGGGCGAGATCCGTGTCCGCGGTGCGAAGAACCTCGTACCCAAGGCCATGGTGGCCGCCCTTCTCGGCAGTGAGCCGAGCCGCCTGCGCAATGTCCCCGACATCAGAGACGTACGCGTCGTGCGCGGGCTGCTCCAGCTGCACGGCGTCACCGTGCAGGCGGGTGAGGAGTCGGGCGAGCTGGTGCTCGACCCGTCCAAGGTGGAGAGCGCGAACGTCGCGGACATCGACGCGCACGCCGGGTCCTCGCGGATCCCGATCCTGTTCTGCGGCCCGCTGCTGCACCGGCTGGGCCACGCCTTCATCCCGGGGCTGGGCGGCTGCGACATCGGCGGCCGGCCGATCGACTTCCACTTCGACGTGCTGCGCAAGTTCGGCGCCGTCATCGAGAAGCGGCCCGAGGGCCAGTACCTGGAGGCCCCGCAGCGGCTGCGCGGCTGCAAGATCGAGCTGCCGTACCCGTCGGTCGGCGCGACCGAGCAGGTGCTGCTGACGGCCGTCCTGGCCGAGGGCGTGACCGAGCTGCGCAACGCGGCCGTCGAGCCCGAGATCGAGGACCTGATCTGCGTCCTGCAGAAGATGGGCGCCATCATCACGATGGGCCTGGACCGGACGATCCTCATCACGGGCGTCGAGAAGCTCGGCGGCTACAACCACCGTGCCCTCCCGGACCGCCTGGAGGCGGCTTCCTGGGCCTGCGCGGCGCTGGCCACCGAGGGCAACGTCTATGTGCGCGGCGCGAGCCAGCGCGAGATGATGACCTTCCTCAACGTCTTCCGCAAGGTCGGCGGCGCCTTCGAGGTCGACGACCACGGCATCCGTTTCTGGCACCCCGGCGGCCCGCTCAACGCCATCGCCCTGGAGACCGACGTCCACCCCGGCTTCCAGACCGACTGGCAGCAGCCGCTGGTCGTGGCCCTCACGCAGGCCTCGGGCCTGTCCATCGTCCACGAGACGGTCTACGAGTCCCGGCTGGGCTTCACCAGCGCCCTGAACCAGATGGGCGCCCACATCCAGCTCTACCGCGAGTGCCTCGGCGGCACCCCCTGCCGCTTCGGGCAGCGCAACTTCCTGCACTCCGCGGTCGTGAGCGGCCCCACCCGGCTCCAGGGCTCCGATCTGGTCATCCCGGACCTGCGCGGCGGCTTCTCGTACCTCATCGCCGCTCTGGCGGCGCAGGGCACCTCTCGGGTGCACGGCATCGACCTGATCAACCGCGGCTACGAGAACTTCATGCGCAAGCTCGCCGACCTGGGCGCGAAGGTGGAACTGCCGCAGCCCGTGAAGGCGTAG
- a CDS encoding YqgE/AlgH family protein, translated as MTEVTSLTGRLLVATPALVDPNFDRAVVLLLDHDEEGTLGVVLNRPTPVGVGDVLEPWAMLAGAPQVVFQGGPVSLDSALGLAVVPGESRDGDGDAPLGWRRVHGAIGLVDLEAPPELLAPELGSLRIFAGYAGWGPGQLEDELMEGAWYVVESEPGDVSAPDPEQLWRSVLRRQRSELAMVATYPDDPSLN; from the coding sequence ATGACCGAGGTGACCTCGCTCACCGGGCGGCTCCTCGTGGCGACGCCCGCGCTGGTGGACCCGAATTTCGACCGGGCAGTGGTGCTCCTCCTCGACCACGACGAGGAGGGGACGCTCGGTGTTGTCCTCAACAGGCCTACCCCGGTCGGTGTCGGTGATGTGCTGGAACCCTGGGCGATGCTCGCGGGCGCCCCGCAGGTGGTCTTCCAGGGCGGCCCGGTCTCCCTGGACTCCGCGCTCGGCCTGGCCGTCGTCCCCGGTGAGAGCCGGGACGGCGACGGCGACGCGCCGCTGGGCTGGCGCCGCGTCCACGGCGCGATCGGCCTGGTCGACCTGGAGGCCCCGCCCGAACTCCTCGCCCCGGAGCTGGGCTCCCTGCGGATCTTCGCCGGTTACGCGGGCTGGGGCCCCGGCCAGCTGGAGGACGAGCTCATGGAGGGCGCCTGGTACGTCGTGGAGTCCGAGCCCGGCGATGTCTCGGCCCCGGACCCGGAGCAGTTGTGGCGCTCCGTGTTGCGCCGGCAACGCAGCGAACTGGCGATGGTGGCCACGTATCCCGACGATCCTTCTCTCAATTAG
- a CDS encoding DUF3039 domain-containing protein — MSTLEPERGAGTGTLVEPTPVVSNGDGDHERFAHYVQKDKIMESAVSGSPVVALCGKVWVPGRDPKKYPVCPMCKEIFESMPAGGGGGDKDKSGKK; from the coding sequence ATGAGCACTCTTGAGCCCGAGCGCGGGGCGGGCACCGGCACCCTCGTCGAGCCGACCCCCGTGGTGTCGAACGGCGATGGCGACCACGAGCGCTTCGCGCACTATGTCCAGAAGGACAAGATCATGGAGAGCGCGGTCTCCGGGTCCCCGGTCGTCGCGCTCTGCGGCAAGGTCTGGGTACCGGGCCGCGATCCGAAGAAGTACCCGGTCTGTCCCATGTGCAAGGAGATCTTCGAGTCGATGCCGGCCGGTGGCGGCGGCGGAGACAAGGACAAGAGCGGCAAGAAGTAG
- a CDS encoding FAD binding domain-containing protein, with amino-acid sequence MSTYARQTAQGAQGAQTRNVALPSSLDEAVAALAASPSAVPVAGGTDLMADVNSGLLRPGGLVGLGRINEIRGWQYADGAALLGAGLTHARMGRPDFAALIPALAAAARAAGPPQIRNAGTLGGNIVTCAPTGDSLPVLAALEASVLLAGPEGNRELPVSHLLTGMDPLRQGELLAYVRVPLLHAPQTFLKATARTGPGRATASVALVLDPARRGVRCAVGAVAQVPLRPLEAERWVASLIDWDGQRSLAPEACTAFGEYVAVACIPDPLPAADGTPAPELPPAAIQLRRTVAALARRALGRALA; translated from the coding sequence GTGAGCACGTACGCACGGCAGACAGCGCAGGGCGCGCAAGGCGCGCAGACGCGCAATGTCGCGCTGCCGTCCTCGCTCGACGAGGCCGTGGCGGCACTGGCCGCCTCGCCCTCCGCCGTGCCCGTCGCCGGGGGCACCGACCTCATGGCGGACGTGAACTCCGGACTGCTGCGCCCCGGCGGGCTCGTCGGCCTCGGCCGGATCAACGAGATCCGCGGCTGGCAGTACGCCGACGGGGCAGCCCTGCTCGGCGCCGGCCTCACCCACGCCCGGATGGGCCGCCCCGACTTCGCCGCGCTGATCCCCGCCCTGGCCGCCGCCGCCCGCGCCGCCGGACCGCCGCAGATCCGCAACGCGGGCACGCTCGGCGGCAACATCGTCACGTGCGCGCCCACCGGGGACTCCCTGCCGGTGCTGGCCGCGCTGGAGGCGAGCGTGCTGCTGGCCGGCCCGGAGGGCAACCGGGAGCTGCCGGTCAGCCACCTGCTCACCGGTATGGACCCGCTGCGCCAGGGCGAGCTGCTGGCGTACGTACGGGTGCCGCTGCTGCATGCCCCGCAGACCTTCCTCAAGGCCACCGCGCGCACCGGCCCTGGCCGGGCCACGGCCTCGGTCGCCCTGGTGCTGGACCCGGCGCGCAGGGGCGTACGCTGCGCGGTGGGCGCGGTCGCGCAGGTGCCGCTGCGGCCCCTGGAGGCCGAGCGGTGGGTCGCCTCGCTGATCGACTGGGACGGCCAGCGCAGCCTCGCCCCGGAGGCCTGCACGGCCTTCGGCGAGTACGTCGCCGTGGCCTGCATCCCCGACCCGCTCCCGGCCGCGGACGGCACCCCGGCACCGGAACTGCCCCCCGCCGCGATCCAGCTGCGGCGTACGGTGGCGGCACTGGCCCGCCGCGCCTTGGGGAGGGCACTGGCATGA